The proteins below come from a single Mercenaria mercenaria strain notata chromosome 3, MADL_Memer_1, whole genome shotgun sequence genomic window:
- the LOC123524560 gene encoding uncharacterized protein LOC123524560, whose translation MDKKMTKPFMYIRNAEMLNDSQGREANAHKEADDIIKTIIPDTEDEKDEDEGVNHRMEETKNDSKVQSNWTDQIVEVFKSGPLKWKPTFDKKHKSSCDRKAVSTFIVNTYDVGDNCTKTNYLCGQTEAAIKAGSEGHVQISVGKTNIATVKYDADIKGNVKLYHQGLVYKRSQTDGKERDIKIANCAAKEEIVGNLQGSAEFNAFDYKWKVEAEAKGNTSGNVSFVGLNGNVKKTPKGIEGHTKPLHVKTGGKANFQVKGSVGKQKVKLNAKAKGKVKFKAIDGKFVLAAKKPEDGGIYIPGVHGTLGEVKAKGEADFKGKEMNEKAKASGEAKLPGMQFRTLNVDMRREKDNGTTVKTKASVVGAILNVLNLEAVGNKKGNKAVA comes from the coding sequence ATGGACAAGAAGATGACAAAGCCATTCATGTATATAAGGAATGCTGAGATGTTAAACGATTCACAAGGAAGAGAGGCAAATGCGCATAAAGAGGCTGATgacataataaaaacaattattccAGACACTGAGGATGAAAAAGATGAAGACGAAGGCGTAAATCACAGAATGGAAGAAACGAAGAACGACAGTAAGGTCCAAAGCAATTGGACAGACCAAATTGTAGAAGTTTTCAAAAGCGGTCCTCTTAAGTGGAAACCTACGTTTGACAAGAAACATAAAAGTTCCTGTGACAGAAAGGCAGTATCGACATTCATTGTAAATACGTATGATGTAGGTGACAACTGTACTAAAACGAATTACCTGTGCGGACAAACCGAAGCTGCAATAAAGGCAGGTTCAGAAGGGCATGTCCAAATTTCTGTTGGTAAGACGAACATAGCGACAGTAAAATATGATGCAGATATTAAAGGAAACGTCAAATTGTATCACCAAGGTTTAGTTTACAAACGTTCGCAAACAGACGGGAAAGAAAGAGATATAAAGATTGCGAACTGCGCAGCTAAAGAAGAAATTGTTGGAAACCTTCAGGGGTCTGCAGAATTCAACGCATTTGATTACAAATGGAAAGTTGAAGCAGAAGCAAAGGGCAATACAAGCGGAAACGTATCCTTTGTCGGACTTAATGGTAATGTTAAGAAGACTCCCAAAGGAATAGAAGGACATACAAAACCTTTGCATGTTAAGACTGGAGGTAAAgcaaattttcaagtaaaaggtTCAGTCGGAAAACAAAAAGTTAAACTGAATGCTAAAGCTAAAGGAAAAGTTAAATTCAAAGCTATTGATGGAAAGTTTGTACTCGCAGCAAAGAAACCGGAAGATGGTGGTATATATATCCCTGGAGTACACGGAACTTTAGGAGAGGTAAAGGCAAAAGGTGAGGCAGACTTTAAAGGCAAGGAAATGAACGAAAAGGCTAAAGCCTCTGGTGAAGCTAAATTACCTGGAATGCAATTCAGGACATTAAATGTTGATATGAGGCGCGAGAAAGATAACGGTACCACTGTAAAAACAAAAGCAAGTGTCGTGGGAGCCATACTGAATGTCCTTAACCTTGAAGCAGTCGGAAATAAAAAAGGCAATAAAGCTGTAGCCTAA